In Helicoverpa armigera isolate CAAS_96S chromosome 22, ASM3070526v1, whole genome shotgun sequence, the genomic stretch aaaattaccgCCACCTAGTTTTCATGCAGGCTTTGctatcatttaataattttatttccgtTTGACCTTTGTGTTGAAAAACGGAATTCCTTCCATATCAATTCAGTCTAAAATACTTATTGCAggcttatacctacttattgtaatAAGCTCTGAACTTTTcttcaaacttttttaattaacgGTTTTTGGATTAaagatacataattaaaaaaaattataatgcgtataaattatttatatctcaTCCACATTCTTACTGAATATTCAGTCTGACACATTTCGTAGCAATACTGCTGACAGCATCAAATTCACCTGaaacccgtgggaactactctaCGAACCAGCATAAAGGTATAGCTttatagtcttcctcgatatattgaaagttttttttcgaATCTGTCTATCTCCTTAGCTATAAgatataatgtaataataaagaTTGCCAATATTTAGGTACGTTCACCAGTCCAAGTCTGTTCTCAAACAAACCTGCAACTAAACTTCAGTACGTTGTAAGAATATTTAACAGCATTACAAAAACTTATAGATTGAAGTAACAAAGTCGAATGGAATAATCTACATACAGTCTGATAGAACAAATTCCATTGGGGAGTCTTCCAGACTCTTCGGCTACTTTATCCACCTGTGTAGGTACTTGAAGGTTCAGTCCATCAATGTTTTAGAACTAGATGTAAtagatgaaaaaataattgGAGCAAATGTGTTATTTAAAGACCAAGTTAAAGCGCAAAGTATGAACGGAAAAGCATgaataagtttaatttaataataaccccgcagggcatctgaggcggatgacggggagtagcgaccccgcggggctatatatccgagtgctccagggagagtatactgtcccccacctccggcctgccggagtgaagcatgacgggggattggtctcccgcctcttggcttgccttcatcggccggtcagagtggagtcgctagagcaaggttagtcctgctcggagggtaggtgcctcgtggtaagtggcgagtgggccggtgatgctggacccacagggagcgcgtgatctgcgtttaaagtccgccgaggtatcctcacccttctcagccgctcatgtacctgttgcccccttgttgcgatttagcgactgattcccgggggcccagtaagtgagttggcgagtctccacctgccatttttacgtgtatttattacattgttatcggcaggtgccatagttcccgtagtttccccattcctagtccactagcatcccatcaaaatagcccaagtagttttcatccatagttagcaatagtttagtacagaaccggggattgtccttgggtacatttctatagtgtatacagggataatcgtcggttttgtgtcaccatttcattaaagttgtctcaaaagggcttcagcgtgttggcttcggccccacattcgcctcccaaaaatccgggactctgtagtcccgaggtctggtagagacatacaaaataataataataagccccgcaaggcatctgaggcggatgacggggagtagcgaccccgcggggctatatatccgagtgctccagggagagtatactgtcccccatctccggcttgccggagtgaagcatgacgggggataggtctcccgcctcttggcttgccttcatcggccggtcagagtggagtcgctagagcaaggttagtcctgctcggagggtaggtgcctcgtggtaagtggcgagtgggccggtgatgctggacccacagggagcgcgtgatctgcgtttaaagtccgccgaggtatcctcacccttctcagccgctcatgtacctgttgcccccttgttgcgatttagcgactgattcccgggggcccagtaagtgagttggcgagtctccacctgccatttttacgtgtatttattacattgttatcggcaggtgccatagttgccgtagtttccccattcctagtccactagcatcccatcaaaatagcccaagtagttttcatccatagttagcaatagtttagtacagaaccggggattgtccttgggtacatttctatagtgtatacagggataatcgtcggttttgtgtcaccatttcattaaagttgtctcaaaagggcttcagcgtgttggcttcggccccaccatagataatacactatatagagatagatacgcaactcatcgttcaaaacaacttactagcgtgaaagttaacgggcccccgtcacaagatggcgtggttacttcatgtatggttagggtagatggcgcttttcaagagttctcttaaatatgtttttaaatttgaaaattgaaatcactgttttaaattcaatttactgtaaattgaatttaaaacagtgatttcaatttccagttccagtttccagttttcagtttccaacttctagtctagtcaataatattatgggagataataaaaaaacaaaagataaagagtacatttatcggctaagtatattttatttcctttttttatgtgtattacaatatttaaatgcttgtaacttaatttcatcatttacatcgaaatttgttatttttccgttaattattctattaaccccggtgcaccaactgtgaatgattaaattaattgacatattaattataaaatcaattaatttatttttatgaactatacaagtaattatactaaaatcacaatggcaattgatgtaaaatttcatttttctttcagatattttatttcaggtgaatctcgtaaacatgcaacaatcatataatatatttcatttaataattttataaaatcatcacatgcattaaataaggatttttcgtataatctatttcataattaaatgattcaaaatcaatttcctttcttaatatatcattagtacatgttccacatttttgaacactttacatttcgattttttacaatgtatcctgctacatattttttgattcggcatgcaaaatcgagtcattccatttaatttggttcattgtattaattaaagaatcaataggaaaatcaccactaaccaattcaatttcattgttttgtttttcagcaagaagatctttgaaagattgcagtgatttattttcatcttttcacagttggcacttacagaatggggcgaatttaaattattaagtaacaaagttttgaacgcattaataaattgtaggcacgagggattaacatttcgtatcccattacttctaatgttacaaaaaattttcaagagggtcctgattgaaatttctggttaaaaggctagtaactttatatttgatttttaaaactcccacatttctttaaacgttttaatattgtggatccaattttgaagggatggcactttttcatatcttacttcttctgtaccatcccgttttttttttatagttttaaaagtcattgaatccaatataggaactacctctgtccataatctaaaatgaggagaattattcattacacaccccttgaaaattttggatcacctgtatatgaatgtccattgaaagaatcaaatagtttgtccataatgagtagaaaatcagcagtttcttcgcactccgccggaagaaggttgtgttctgaaacaatatattaaataagtactagaatacagttcatatcaatcttttttgctattgtggaccgaaattaaagaaaaaagaaagaaaatacatttattcgacccagattaggggacacaataaaaaaacaaaaatacaaaaatttaattaaaaattaaacggtgtgcctcacggctgtgtcgaaaaggcacaaacttacaaactttaaagtggcagtaacgatttactgtgcgtctttatcagttggttcagtaaatagttgtgggtgtaaatataattagtaagaaaccaacattaaactatattttgtagtttcataatgtctcaaatttttatttcaatatgataattttaatttattatttcatttcaatttataatgttattccaacaatatatcttatgcatcttaaatattgacatagccaattttagataaattattagatatgaattgtatttttattttgaattttatcgagagaaatagcatctcaattgtttgttttaaatattttgaacttataaatgtagccaggacatctaatattattttaaagaaaaataatgaactttctaatttgtctgtggagaatgaagatggttaaaaacatgtaaattaaaaataaaaatctaatttagtaaattaatagcaattttttttaaatatagagaaaataatgagaacaataaaagcatacttacttgctaagaatctcaatgctgatgataccctttggctgaaaacttgtgcagcatatttcactttcattttggaattttctttattaacatggttttctgttaatttattaacaagcctaatttcatcatccccaacatctaacttcaacagcatctccaaatgttcccactttgcatactttgttttcccatcttgtacaaatttcaaatgtttggcgagtaaattatttctcattccctttaaaagatgtggaggatcaaataatgggaagaccttttggtcttcaaactcgaaggcttgggtcctatattcattaccctcttgtaaatatttgcgttttgtgtcttcttgaagacttttatcacagaaatatttgtggctgattggtcacatatagtggcaataactatcaatccagtattggagatttcttttattattgttttgatcagcttctttaaatcgtcctttttcgtggcaccttggcaaaatgaaaagcataaaggttgtttcactttgctttttatacccttgatcataaagaccaaggcatgatctgcgagtttttttgtttgtctgtgcccaaaatcttcaaaaccagttatctgttttagggcagggttgtaaaaaacacccggagccaatgatacctcatcaaacagtaaattgaccaactttttttctgccggcaattttgctactgtagcttttaaatttttaaatatatcaggattgaagcctggtttcagttcaaatttactcaacattttttgtaggctgcgctttgatggcaagacaaacatttttcgcatgaggttgtaagctttctgactctgtttgtaaatggtcaatgccatgattttttcgttaaatgtaaatcgcctgcctcgtggtttctttttccatttcatttggagggaagtaaatatttttattgttgcaggcattttatttaactctttcaaaatgattttgatgtggaaattttccttgcagagagtttcttgttattttgttccttatatttctttttcagcttcaatactttctgttttaactttattatctccttctctttgaggtgacgactcgttttaaatattgacaagtccctcttttcctagaacctgtaatttaaattatgttacacctcagatcaaagaaatagtgttacacaaagttttaatagaattgtgataaaaatatgttacataatattgttctgttattatattatgaccagagattggaataggtaggcttcgaggaacagatacaaaaagtggagacttcctacaacagcagatacaagcttgataaatatttttatggggattttatgggtaaacaaaaatggatataaagaagatcattcagactccatacatttttgggccttttctaccaacgaaaaaaaatggtatggatggttagaactagctatttggatgaataattattatgacacataagttgtaggattatatcaagttattattattaatccatttaattcaggtttacaagttcggagatttgttattgtcttacatttattgattcctgcaagtgcggaaataatcctacctaaaattataaacgcgaaagtttgtaagtttggatgatgtttgttactctttcacgaaaaactactgaacggctttggatgaaatttggtatgtagatagcttataccctggaattagacataggctattttttattccggtatacgcgggtgaaaccgcgggacgcagttagtatgaaataatcctatactagtactaatattataaatgttgtgaggatgtttgttcctctttcccgcgaaaactactaaacggatttagatgaaactttacagtaatatagcttataaaaaatgtaataacacataggcttcactacatagtataaaacaaagtcgctttctctgtccttatttccctatgtacgcttaaatgcccactctctctgcaagaagttttatgaccctacagtggaaacaaattggaatcctgatgatggaaagaaaaacctaatgttacaagtcaaaggtcaattgtcaataaaaatatttacctttagggcgttcagctgtctgtaatgcattctgtacatcactatgatagtgggtagagctggatggctcaatgacagcaagtttatcttgcgaaatgtttaataaattcgacatgtctgcctcgacatgtcccgatggaccttcaagagtttgaccaactggtaatgtagataaatctgcaaaaggatgaaattatttatagttactgtataattatgtagaatatagaacaatattcatttaattcttagaagatagcatgttgcatcaattatttttggtatataatattcattttattttcttctaattaggattagattattcagtagaaaattttatttaatatttgaggaacaattttgttattacagcgaaggcaaagaaatgtggttttgtttctattaagatttaaataacataagacatctaaatagtaggtacctagagttggtattgcatttggagtaagtcggtgactggctgaacggtaacactcttcaaaatgtctgtcgcaaaatcgaatttggttataaatgtagatgtcgcctttctcttgtaaagctttatctagtacttttttccacgagttaaacttttccaaatgtgggtattcaggtttaggaaatcggtgcaatgggcctgaaatcaagaagttttatacatgaacaactcactctcattaaaataccgtaatagatatcatcatcatatgtataaaattttagtaatgtactgtgataccatccttgaatattaatctaacactagaaataatagctgaggtctagcagtactagaacaggaacaccacagttgaagtaaataaaatcacagtagcaTAGCATGGGGGTGCCGAGGGGGCCATGGCCCTGGGTGGCGCTACTCTAGGGGCCGGCACCGCCGCCTAGCTGCAGCATCAAGCCAAGTAGAAGCTGATAGCGTTGACAGTAgaggcaaaggcattttttgccgcctttacattgtcagttcctatttatgccaccccataatacaattttcttgagaagagtcactatacattaaaggttgtctgtaaaagatcgcttttagcgataagaccacccATTGTTACACCccttttagttattaagttttaaattgtaatttgttatggtgtacatagtgtgtatagataccaccaccaccaccataacaaatacaacaagatagatagatatctatctatacttctagcctacctcccaataacttcttgtctactaaaagaagatctaacctatcaggcaggcagggtactaaatttttcgactcgctcttgaatttttacatctgcttgtttttcgtttaatttgacaataaatgcttagtccacacaaggctttatgttttttgagctttaaaggaaaatctaacatatcctagtttgcaaaaaatattgttgcatgctgtatgaatcgacaaagttatacatagatcattagtgtatgaatcaacaaaatcctaggtaggatgctaaaattttcacactgctgcactacatatcaaagagagccagtaacaatttctgaaagtattccttccagcaccctagtgaatcccaaaatcatgggctgagaccgcacctggtcatgagtcgatatcaataataattctttcttgccaaaaccatctttagaattttattaaattgtagtcatttgaatttaaataagtacctaaataagggggctcgcccctaagactacccactgaccggCAGCTAAATATACCTGCCCCGGCGGCGGAATCCCATGCTACGCCactgtaaaatcatagttttaaaacctgatgaagttatttggtcagagggtcgtctagagcgggctttgtcttatacgtagattccgagtctttgattggatataaaagttaatgtgcagtttcaattgtttgtgtagggtcaggacaggagtgtgtgtggtagtgcatcttagatttttgatgactcaaggactatgatgaccacagattgcacggatgacaataatggatattgtgcagcctatcagcaaaagataaattacgtgcattataaagttaaaagttttgaacttaccgtcattgtcacaatcaaagtagcacttatatcttgacgttgatggcattccgcccctaagacgatccactggacgcattttctagtcctaaatacggtgccgggtcaatgtaaaagcagtcgatcgaggttccaaaatacaaagccgggtcaatgaaaatgcagtagatcacaggtccaaaatacgaagccaggtcaatcacagaagcagtcagtatcagagtccaggaacacgcaacaatcgtaataaaaaaaccagaaaataacactcagaataaaccaacacgttagaaaacggaaaacggtttaatttaaaagtatggtcgactgtcaatgtcaatcgtcagtgtttcaagtggtttcaagtagtgtgattattgtgattaactaagacgtcctcatagataaaaaagaattaaaaataaatcataaaattatttaattacaatatttgttaatatttctaatcacaaa encodes the following:
- the LOC126055032 gene encoding uncharacterized protein LOC126055032; its protein translation is MRPVDRLRGGMPSTSRYKCYFDCDNDGPLHRFPKPEYPHLEKFNSWKKVLDKALQEKGDIYIYNQIRFCDRHFEECYRSASHRLTPNAIPTLDLSTLPVGQTLEGPSGHVEADMSNLLNISQDKLAVIEPSSSTHYHSDVQNALQTAERPKGSRKRGTCQYLKRVVTSKRRR